In the genome of Dioscorea cayenensis subsp. rotundata cultivar TDr96_F1 chromosome 1, TDr96_F1_v2_PseudoChromosome.rev07_lg8_w22 25.fasta, whole genome shotgun sequence, one region contains:
- the LOC120263789 gene encoding auxin-responsive protein SAUR36-like — protein MARKLLKVPSLKRMISSPRSNDVCSDFDACSTSYVAEKGHFNVYTSEGKRFMVPLAYLDNNIFKELLRISEEEFGLPGDGPITLPCDAASMEYVLSLLRRGVSKEMEMQLLSSIFISCQSACSMLPVEQPHQVAVYSF, from the coding sequence ATGGCAAGGAAGCTGCTGAAGGTTCCATCCTTAAAGAGAATGATTTCATCTCCAAGATCCAATGATGTCTGTTCTGATTTCGATGCATGCAGCACATCATATGTTGCAGAGAAGGGTCATTTCAATGTGTACACTTCAGAGGGGAAGCGTTTCATGGTTCCATTGGCATACCTTgacaataatattttcaaggagctcttgaggATATCTGAAGAAGAATTTGGTTTGCCAGGTGATGGTCCCATCACACTGCCCTGTGATGCGGCATCCATGGAATATGTGCTGTCTTTGCTTAGAAGAGGAGTGTCTAAGGAGATGGAGATGCAGTTGCTTAGCTCCATCTTCATCTCTTGCCAGTCAGCATGTTCTATGCTTCCTGTTGAGCAACCACATCAAGTAGCAGTTTACAGTTTTTGA
- the LOC120264340 gene encoding auxin-responsive protein SAUR36-like: protein MARKLLKVPSLKRMISSPRADKLSDFNECSTSYVAEKGHFFVYTSEGKRFMIPLAYLTNNIFKELLRISEEEFGLPCDGPITLPCDAASMEYVLSLLRRGVSKEIEMQLLSSIFVSRQSACSMLAVEQPQQVAVCSF from the coding sequence ATGGCAAGGAAGTTGCTGAAGGTTCCATCCCTTAAGAGAATGATCTCTTCACCAAGAGCTGATAAGCTCTCTGATTTCAATGAATGCAGTACATCATATGTTGCAGAGAAGGGCCATTTCTTTGTTTACACATCCGAGGGGAAGCGATTCATGATTCCCTTGGCATATCTGaccaataatattttcaaagagCTCTTGAGGATATCTGAAGAAGAATTCGGTTTGCCATGTGACGGTCCGATCACACTGCCCTGTGATGCAGCATCCATGGAATATGTGCTATCTTTGCTAAGAAGAGGAGTGTCTAAGGAGATAGAGATGCAATTGCTTAGCTCCATCTTCGTTTCTCGCCAATCAGCATGTTCAATGCTTGCTGTTGAGCAACCTCAACAAGTAGCAGTTTGTAGTTTTTGA